GGGCTACCGCCAATATGATTTGACTCCAGTTCAAGGTGACTATGAGCTGAAGCCAGTTGAAGGCACAAGTCTCGGCCTGATGAAGAACTCAGGTGATGACCACAGTCGTTTATTGTCTGAATTGCCTGAAGTTGCGCGCAAAGAAGCACGTAGTAACAACTTGTTGATCTTAACCAAGACAAACTCACTTTCACGCGTTCATAGACCAGCATATATCGACTATGTTGGTATCAAGCGTTTTGATGATGAAGGTAACGTGATTGGTGAAGACCGTTTCATCGGTTTGTTTTCTTCTAGCTTCTACAACAACAGTGCGGTAGATGTTCCGGTACTTAAGAGTAAAATTAACCGTATCATGGAGCAATGTGACTTTGCTAAAGGCACACATGCTTACAAGGCGGTACTCAATATTCTTGAAACCTATCCTCGTGATGAGTTAGTACAGGCACGCGAAAGCGAGCTACTTGAAGTGGCAATGGGCGTTCTACAAACTCAAGAGCGTGACATGTGTCGCTTATTTGTGCGTAAGGATGTGTATGGTCGCTTCTTCTCTTGTATGGTTTATGTGCCAAGAGAGCGATACAACACTGCGCTACGCCGTGAAACTCAACAACTGCTAGGCCGTGCATTTAAGTCTAGCGACAAAGTAGAGTTCACCACCTTTTTCTCTGAATCAACACTAGCGCGTACGCATTACATCGTGCGTGTTGATGACAACAACATAGATTACAACGTGAAAGAAATCGAAAATAACTTGGTAGAAGCCGCTCGTACTTGGGAAGACAAGCTACAATCTGCACTTCTTGAAAGAACGGGTGAGTCTCGTGGTAACGAGTTAAACCGTAAATACACGAATGCATTCCAGTCTGCTTACAAAGATCAAGTGTTGCCAAGCGCAGCAGTCGTAGACATCGAAAAGCTAGAGCAACTAAACGATGACAACAAACTTGAGATGCTATTCTACAGACCTCAGGAAGAAGCAACGTCACAACTTGTTCGTTTGAGCCTATTCCATAAAGCAGAGCCTATTCACTTATCAGACGTGATGCCAATGCTTGAGAACTTTGGCCTACGTGTTATTGGTGAAACACCATACGCGGTGAAGACGACTGATGGCCAAGTAAACTGGATCATGGATTTCTCTATGCTTATCGACAGCAAAGGGATCACTGATTTTGACAAAGTATCAGCACGTTTCCGTGCGGCATTGACCAATGTGTGGAATAACCGCCTAGAAAACGATGGTTTCAACCGTTTAGTGTTATTAGGTGGTCTAACAGGTCGTGAAGCATCTATCCTACGCGCATATGCTAAATACATGCGCCAAATTGGTGTGACGTTCTCGCAGTCTTACATCGAAAATACATTTGACCGCTACCCGCACATTGCAGCGATGATCGTTGATCTATTCGTGAAGAAGTTTGCACCGAAGAAAGTTGCCACTGAAAAGGCACTTCAGAAGGTTGTTGATGCTATCTACCTAGAGCTTGAAAACGTAGCGAATCTAGATGATGACCGTATCATTCGTTTGTACGTTGATATGATCAATGCAACGCTGCGTACTAACTTCTATCAAAAAGAAGCTGATGGCACGAATAAGTCGTACACGTCATTCAAGATCCAGCCAAGCGCAGTGCCAGATATGCCATTGCCATTACCAGCGTTTGAAATCTTCGTATACTCTCCACGCGTAGAAGGTGTTCACCTACGTGGCGGTAAAGTGGCTCGTGGTGGTCTACGTTGGTCAGACCGTCGTGAAGATTTCCGCACAGAAGTACTTGGCCTAGTTAAAGCACAGCAGGTTAAGAATACGGTTATCGTACCTGTGGGTTCTAAAGGTGGTTTTGTTTGTAAACAACTTCCAACTGAACGTGAAGCATTCTTCAAAGAAGGCCAAGAGTGTTACAAGATCTTCATCCGTGGTCTACTAGACATCACAGATAACATCGTACATGGTGACATTGTGCCGCCAGTGGATGTTGTACGTCACGACGAAGATGACCCATACCTAGTCGTTGCAGCGGACAAAGGGACTGCGACTTTCTCTGATATCGCAAATGGTATCGCAGAGTCTTATAACTTCTGGCTTGGTGACGCTTTCGCGTCAGGTGGTTCAATTGGTTACGATCACAAGAAGATGGGGATTACTGCTAAGGGCGGTTGGGAATCGGTTAAGCGTCATTTCCGTGAAATGGACATTGACTGTCAGACAACTGATTTCACTGCAGTTGGTATCGGTGACATGGGTGGTGACGTATTTGGTAACGGGATGCTGTTATCTAAGCACATTCGTTTACAAGCGGCATTTAACCACATGCACATCTTTATCGATCCAAACCCAGATGCGGCAAGCTCGTATGTAGAGCGTGAGCGTCTATTTAATCTGCCACGTTCAAGCTGGGAAGATTATAATAAGGATCTAATTTCTGAGGGCGGTGGTATTTTCTCTCGTGCAGCGAAAGCAATTACGCTAAGCGCTGAAATGAAGAAGATGATAGGCACTAAGAAATCGAGCATGACACCAAACGAGTTGATCAAAGCATTGTTGAAGATGCCAGTTGATTTACTGTGGAATGGTGGTATCGGTACTTACATCAAGTCTAAATCTGAAACTGACGCTGAAGTAGGCGACCGTGCAAACGACGCGCTACGTATCAACGGTGGTGAGCTTGGTGCTAAGGTATTTGGTGAAGGTGGTAACTTAGGTGCCACTCAGCTGGGTCGTATTGAGTTTGCTTCAAACGGCGGTCGTATCAACACTGACTTTATCGACAACGTAGGTGGTGTTGCCTGTTCGGATAACGAAGTTAATATCAAGATCCTACTTAACGGCCTGGTTGCTGAAGGTGAATTGACGAATAAGCAGCGTAACGAATTACTATATTCAATGACTGATGAAGTATCAGAATTGGTACTGAAAGATTGTTACCGTCAAACGCACACGCTTTCGGTTACTAAGTCTAAAGGTCCAGCGACGCTGAAAGAGAAAGTACGCTTTATCCATGCACTTGAAAAAGACGGCAAGCTAAATCGTGCAATCGAATTCTTACCAACTGATGAAGAGCTAGCAGAGCGCGCGGCGGCAGGTAAAGACCTAACTCGTCCTGAGCTATCTGTATTGGTTTCTTACTCTAAGATGGTATTAAAAGAGACATTAGTTGTTGATGAGATCTCAGAAAATCCATACTACCGTCAGTTGCTAGTGAACTCGTTCCCAGCACCGCTGCGCGAGCGTTTCAATGCTGCGATGGATAATCACCCGCTACGTAAAGAGATCATCGCAACGAAACTTGCAAACAATATTGTTAACGATATGGGTCTTAACTTTATGGTTCGTATGCACGAAGAGACAGGTGCAACGGATGCAGAAATTGCGGTTTGCTACTCAATTGCAAGTGCAATCTTTGAAATGAAGGAAACGTGGTCAGCGATTTCTGCGCTTGATAATAAGATCCCAGCGGCAGTTCAAACGGAAATGCTATATCAATTACGTCGTACGGTTCGCCGTTCAACGCGTTGGTTCTTGCGCCACCGTGATAAGTCTCAAACTATAGAGCAAACCATCGCGTTCTTTGCACCAACATTTAAAGATTTAAGTGCAAATCTACACAACTACATGGTTGCAAATGAAAGCGAGCAGATCGTCGATAAAGCACGTGACCTTGAATCTCAAGGTGTACCAGCTGAGATTGCACTGCGTATCGTGTCACTTTCAAGCTTGTTCTCGGTCATGGACTTAGCGGAAGTTGCACATAGCTCAGGTCGTAAGATCGGTGTTGTGTCTAATACCTACTTCACGCTTGGTGCAAACATGGGTCTACATTGGTTCCTTGACCAGATCACGGCTCAACCTGTTGCAAACCATTGGCAGGCGCTTGCTCGTGCTTCATATCGTGAAGAGCTTGATTGGCAACAGCGTTCATTGTCAGAGGTTGTATTAAACAGCTTTGCTGGTGATGACAGTGATATCAATGAACAGATTGAACAGTGGATGGATAAGCAAGCAGGCTTATTACACCGTTGGCAGCAAATGCTAACTGAGTTTAAGACGTCGCAAAGTCATGACTTTGCTAAGTTCTCAGTTGCACTTCGTGAGCTAATGTTACTAAGCCACAACTGCGATACTTCCAAATAATCTAGAAATCGCTACAATACCCCAGCTTTGACTGGGGTATTTTTTTGTCTAATGCCATTGGCATAATCCATTTAGCTAAAGTTACGCTTGGGTAATTTTAACTAAGTCGATTACGTTACCAATACTGAGGAGCTACCATGTTTTACGATCTTGCGCGTCGTTTTATGTTTAATAAAGATGCGGAGTGGGCACACGATTTTGCCCTAAGCAACCTGCGCCGCTTTGCGAATACGCCAATGAGCCTTGCATGGTCTCAATCAGTTCAAGACAAACCTGTTAATTTTCTAGGGTTAGAGTTTAAAAATCCAGTAGGATTGGCCGCCGGTCTTGATAAAAATGCTGAGTGCATCGAAGCATTTGCGCAAATGGGTTTTGGTTTTATTGAAGTAGGGACTGTCACGCCAAGACCACAAGCGGGCAACGATAAGCCTCGGATCTTTCGTCTACCTGAAGCAAATGCGATTATTAATCGCATGGGGTTCAATAACAAGGGCGTCGATTACCTAGTCAACAATGTAAAAGCAGCAAAATACGATGGGATCCTTGGGATCAACATTGGCAAGAATAAAGATACACCGAATGAACAAGGTAAAGATGACTACATTCACTGTATGAGAAAAGTATTTGAACATGCCTCATATATCACCGTGAATATCTCTTCACCAAATACACCAGGTCTTAGAGATCTACAATATGGCGAAGCGCTAGATGATCTATTGCAAAGCCTGAAAAATGAACAGATGGATCTGATCGCCAAATATAACAAGTCAGTACCTATGTTGGTAAAGATCGCTCCAGATGTTGATGGCGTTCAGTTAACCCAGATCGCAGAATCGTTAGTTAATAATCGTATCGATGGTGTTATTGCAACTAATACAACATTAGCCCGTGATGCGGTAGAAAACCTAGAGTACGGTAATGAAGCAGGTGGTTTGTCTGGTAGACCGGTTCGTGAAAAATCGACGCATGTTGTCAGCGAATTGAAGCGTATTACCGACGGTAAGCTACCAATCATCGGTGTAGGTGGTATTGACAGTGCTGAATCTGCAAAAGAGAAATTTTCAGCTGGTGCTGATTTAGTACAAGTCTACACAGGCTTTATTTATGAAGGGCCAGCGCTTGTTAAAAAGATCGTTTCGTCCTTATAAGGATCGGTCATATAACCAAATGATCCAAAACAAAACGTTATTATAAAAAATTTCATCATTGCGTTTTTCGCGTTATACTCCCACTTACTAGTTGAGCTAATTGGTTGGTGGGAGAGAAGTTTTGCAAGCTTCAAAAGAGTGGCAATGGATCCGCTGCACAGAAAGGAACAGGTTGTTAATTGATTTGGGTGATGAGCTTCAACTTTGCACGCCTTTTCGTTTGCGCCACCTTACTGAAGACTCAACCGTTAATCCCAATTTTAGTCTCAGCGAAGCTGAATTTTATCAGAGTGTATTTTCCTACCTTTGCGGTTTTGGTGTTTGGAGCGAGCCCAGATGCTGCCAAATCGCTTTAAATGCAACTGCGGCAAAGTTTCATCTGCAACCGATGCAAGCAAAGAGCTGGTTTTTTAAGCCATACTTTGGTGGCGAACCTGTGAGTGAGGCGGTTGTGTGTTTAAATTCCAAGTTAAGCCGCGGCGAGTTTTTAATTATCGAGCATGATGGTCAATCAAGTCTTTGTTTAAGCTTGAACGAGCAATTTATTCTTGATGAGGGAATAGAGCTTGAACAATTTCAAGCGATAAAAGTACTGAACGATCGGTTAGCGCCTCTTGTGTTAACACACCGAGTTCATCAAAGCGCATAGCCAAGTTCATCCCATCGTTTTATTGACCAGCAATTATTTCCTGTATTAATCTGTACCTAATTTGAGTTGTTTGCTGATCTAGGGAACAGAATGCACTGCCTTTGCGATAAAACGTTAAAACTACGTTATGCCGACGCTGAAGGACATTGTGGTTATCAATGTCAGTCATGCTCTGCCATTTGGCTGCCGCGCAAATTTATTGATTCCATTAAACATACTTATCACTTTAGTTATACCGACTTTATTACAAAGCGGTTGTTAGTTGAGCGTGACGTTTTACAATTATGCCCTGATGATGGTTATACACTTAAAGACTATACGCTCTTTGAAGCTAGTTTTAGTGAGTGCGGGTGCTGCGGTGGCGTGTGGTTTGAAAAAGGGGAGCTCCATAACTTACTACAAAATTACCAACGAATGAGTTCGGATTTAAGCGCGCTAGATAAGTTAGATTTTCTGAACTTGCTAAATTTTTAACGTAATTTATCCCCATACAACCAAGCTCAACTAATAACTAACGATAACTTGTGTGTTATACTGCGCCCAGTTGAAATTTAAGGGTATTCAAATTGCAATTTATCGCATTGACATCTATTGGTGTAGAGCAGTTACTGGTTGAAGAATTAACCGAGTTTGGTTTTGAAATAAACAAGCAAACCGTTGGTTCAGTTAAGTTCACAGGCGCTAATCTAGACGTACAAAAGTTCTGTATGATGACACGATTTGCAACACGCGTGATGTTGCTTATCGATGACAAACCAGAAGTGAATGACAAAGATTCTCTCTACAAGTTTGTTCGTTTTCAGGCATGGCAAGATTGGTTTAGCCCAAAGCAGACCTTTGCAGTAGAGTTTAATGGTACGAATAATGCGCTTAAAAATACGCAATTCTCTGGTCTGGTGGTTAAGGATGGGATCGTTGACTACTTCAATGACCTGTTTGAGCAACGTCCAGATGTTGACAAACAGACACCGGATATTCGCATCATAGCGAAATTATCTAAGCAAGGCTGTGCGCTATATATCGATTTCTCGGGACCTCGCTTATCTGATAGAGGTTATCGTGACAAACAAGGTAAAGCGCCAATTCGTGAACATTTAGCGGCAGCGCTGGTTAAACGTAGCGGTTGGCTTGAAGATACTAATAAGCCGCTTTTTGACCCCTGCTGTGGTTCTGGCACGTTATTGATTGAAGCGGCTTCTATGGCGCTTGGTTTACCTACTAATCTTAATAAAGACTTTGCCTTTAAACGCCTGCCGAGTTTTCGTGAAAGTAAGTTCACCGAGCTTAAAGAACAATTAAAGGTACAACCAGTGCAAAAGAGCTTATGGCTGATCGGTAGTGATATCGATGAACGTGTGCTGTCAATTGCCGAGCGTAATGCCAAGCGCGCAGGCGTTGAGTCACATATTAAGTTTAAGTTTGAAGATGCCAATCAGCTTAGCCTTGCTGCTAAACGTCCCGGCACTGTGCTGAGTAACTTGCCTTATGGTGAACGTCTAGGTGGTATGGCTGAAATTATTACGCTATATCGCAATATGGGGATCGCCTTTAAAAAGCACTATAAAGACTGGAATTTGGCGTTACTTGCAAGTGAAGAAAGCCTGTTAAAAGTGCTAAAACTAGCGCGTAAAAAGTCTTATAAATTCAAAAATGGCCCGCTCGACGTTCTGCTTAACTTGTATGAAATGAATGAAATGCAGGTACAGCAAAATAAACAAAGCAGTGGGCTTAATTTTGAAGGCTCGACTGCGTTTGGCAACCGTTTGAAGAAAAACCTGCAAGGCTTAAAATCTTGGCTGAAAAAAGAAGACATTAATGCGTATCGTGTTTATGACGCGGATATCCCTGAATACAATGTTGCAGTTGATATTTATAACGATAACGCAGTCATCTTTGAATACAAAGCGCCAAAAGAAATTGACGATAGCGTTGCGCAAAAACGTTTGCAAGACGTGATCACACTTACCGCCGAGCAGCTGAATATCGATCCGCTAAACATCGCGGTAAAAGTAAGAAAGCGCCAAAAAGGTCAAGAGCAATACAAAGCCCTGGACAAGCAAAACCGCACTGAGGTAGTAGAAGAGTACGGTGCTAAGTTTAAGGTTAACCTATTTGATTATCTTGATACTGGTCTATTCCTTGACCACCGTTTAGCCCGCAAGTTTATTCAGCAACATTCGAAAGATAAACGCGTGTTGAATCTATTTGCATACACAGGTAGTGCTTCTGTGCACGCCGCAGTTGGCGGTGCTAAGTCTGTTACCACAGTAGATATGTCAAAGACCTATCTAAAATGGGCTGAGGAAAACTTTGAGCTAAATGGTTTGAAGAATCCACGTTTCAGATTTGAGCAAGCGGATTGCTTAAAATGGCTTGAAAGAGCCGTTGGTCAGTATGATCTCATTTTCTTAGACCCACCAACATTCTCTAACTCTAAACGTATGTCTGACGCATTTGACGTACAAAGAGATCATTTAAAACTATTTGGTTGGGTAAAGAAGATATTAGCACCGAATGGTGTACTGCTGTTTTCTAACAATAAACGCGGATTTAAAATCGATGAAATGGGACTTGCAGCACTTGGCCTAACCGCTGAGGAATACTCATCGCAAACTTTGTCTTTGGATTTTAAACGTAACAAGCAAATTCACAACAGCTGGTTGATCCGTCATGATTAAATGTACCTTATTCCACACCGATGGTTGTCATCTTTGTGAAGAAGCGTTGGCGATGTTAATTCAATTTTTGCCTGAAGCCGAAATTGAACTCGTTGATATCGTCGATAGTGAAGAGACGATGACGGAATATCAATATAGAATTCCAGTGATTAAAAAAGGCGAGACAGGTCAGGAACTTGGCTGGCCTTTTACTCAACAACAACTACAAGAATTTATAGACTAATATGGATCTCATTCGAATTGCTAAAGCCCAACTGGCTTTTGGCTCACACCCTATACTTGACCAAGCTGATGCCGTTATTGAATCAGGCGAGCGCGTTTGTATTGTGGGCCGAAACGGTGCCGGTAAATCAACGTTACTGAAAGTGCTTGATGATCAAGTTCAACTTGATGATGGTGAAATCAACCGTGTTGGTGGATTAAAAGTTTCAAGGCTAGAACAAGACCCACCAAAGGGCGCAAATGGCTCGGTTTTTGATTATGTTGCGAACGGTTTGCCTGATGTCGCAGAGCTGCTCATTGAATTTCATGAAGTGAGTGAAAAACTACAAACCAGCCAGTCAGATAAACTGATGACCTCGCTTGAGCGCCTGACTCAGCGATTGGAAAGCGAAGATGCGTGGCGTTTTGAGTCAAGGATCAAGCAAGTGCTTAGCCAGTTGCAATTAGATGCGAATATGCGCCTAGAAGAGCTCTCAGGTGGCTGGCTACGCAAAGTCGCGCTGGCCAAAGCGTTGGTGAGCGATCCAGACTTGCTGTTACTCGACGAGCCGACTAACCACCTTGATATGCAAAGTGTTATCTGGCTTGAGCAATTCCTGAAAGAGTTTAAAGGGGGGATCGTGTTTATCTCTCACGACCGTGCCTTTATTCGCGCAATGGCGACCCGAATTTTAGATTTAGACCGTGGCAAGTTGGTTTCATACCCTGGAGATTATGCGCAATATCTAGAACAAAAAGCCCATGATTTAAAAGTGGAAGAGCAACAGAATGCCTTATTTGATAAAAAGCTTGCCGAAGAAGAAACCTGGATAAGGCAAGGGATCAAGGCCCGCCGAACCCGTAACGAAGGGCGTGTGCGAGCACTAAAAGCGCTTCGTGTTGAGCGCAAGCAACGCATCGAGCAGCAAGGTAAGACAGACTTCAACATCGAGACGGCGGATCGTTCCGGTAAGCTGGTCTTTGAAGCGAAACATTTAGACAAAGCATTCCAAGAAAAATGCATTGTGAAGGACTTTTCAACGCTGGTGATGCGTGGTGACCGTATCGGCTTGGTCGGTCCTAATGGAGCGGGTAAAACTACGCTGTTAAAAATGCTTTTTGGTGATATTAAACCTGATGCAGGCAGCGTAAAACAAGGCGTGAATCTGGAAGTTGCGTACTTCGACCAATACCGTGAAAAATTGGATGAAGAAGCAACTGTGCAGGATAATGTCGCTGAAGGTAAGCAAGAAGTAATGATGGGTGGCCGCTCGCGTCATGTGCTTGGCTATCTGCAAGACTTTTTATTTCCGCCTGCGAGAGCTCGAACCCCTGTAAAGGCATTATCAGGCGGTGAAAAAAACCGCTTATTGCTTGC
This portion of the Pseudoalteromonas sp. GCY genome encodes:
- a CDS encoding NAD-glutamate dehydrogenase — translated: MTQNEGTASVILDNVCKLIHKKVHADKVSLVETFAKTLYSNMSKEDLAHRNDSDLYGAALSLWNALDKNKSDDAVIRVFNPEVAKDGWQSSHTIVEIIAKDMPFLVDSVRMAMNRKNIVSHLLLHSPLKLQRNEAGAITAVSNLKAEQESTSTKTVFFIEIDRQTDDSVIADFTAELESVLNDVSVAVADWLPIRDKLVSVSKELPTRHYSCSKEEVAEAVEFLDWLVSDNFTFMGYRQYDLTPVQGDYELKPVEGTSLGLMKNSGDDHSRLLSELPEVARKEARSNNLLILTKTNSLSRVHRPAYIDYVGIKRFDDEGNVIGEDRFIGLFSSSFYNNSAVDVPVLKSKINRIMEQCDFAKGTHAYKAVLNILETYPRDELVQARESELLEVAMGVLQTQERDMCRLFVRKDVYGRFFSCMVYVPRERYNTALRRETQQLLGRAFKSSDKVEFTTFFSESTLARTHYIVRVDDNNIDYNVKEIENNLVEAARTWEDKLQSALLERTGESRGNELNRKYTNAFQSAYKDQVLPSAAVVDIEKLEQLNDDNKLEMLFYRPQEEATSQLVRLSLFHKAEPIHLSDVMPMLENFGLRVIGETPYAVKTTDGQVNWIMDFSMLIDSKGITDFDKVSARFRAALTNVWNNRLENDGFNRLVLLGGLTGREASILRAYAKYMRQIGVTFSQSYIENTFDRYPHIAAMIVDLFVKKFAPKKVATEKALQKVVDAIYLELENVANLDDDRIIRLYVDMINATLRTNFYQKEADGTNKSYTSFKIQPSAVPDMPLPLPAFEIFVYSPRVEGVHLRGGKVARGGLRWSDRREDFRTEVLGLVKAQQVKNTVIVPVGSKGGFVCKQLPTEREAFFKEGQECYKIFIRGLLDITDNIVHGDIVPPVDVVRHDEDDPYLVVAADKGTATFSDIANGIAESYNFWLGDAFASGGSIGYDHKKMGITAKGGWESVKRHFREMDIDCQTTDFTAVGIGDMGGDVFGNGMLLSKHIRLQAAFNHMHIFIDPNPDAASSYVERERLFNLPRSSWEDYNKDLISEGGGIFSRAAKAITLSAEMKKMIGTKKSSMTPNELIKALLKMPVDLLWNGGIGTYIKSKSETDAEVGDRANDALRINGGELGAKVFGEGGNLGATQLGRIEFASNGGRINTDFIDNVGGVACSDNEVNIKILLNGLVAEGELTNKQRNELLYSMTDEVSELVLKDCYRQTHTLSVTKSKGPATLKEKVRFIHALEKDGKLNRAIEFLPTDEELAERAAAGKDLTRPELSVLVSYSKMVLKETLVVDEISENPYYRQLLVNSFPAPLRERFNAAMDNHPLRKEIIATKLANNIVNDMGLNFMVRMHEETGATDAEIAVCYSIASAIFEMKETWSAISALDNKIPAAVQTEMLYQLRRTVRRSTRWFLRHRDKSQTIEQTIAFFAPTFKDLSANLHNYMVANESEQIVDKARDLESQGVPAEIALRIVSLSSLFSVMDLAEVAHSSGRKIGVVSNTYFTLGANMGLHWFLDQITAQPVANHWQALARASYREELDWQQRSLSEVVLNSFAGDDSDINEQIEQWMDKQAGLLHRWQQMLTEFKTSQSHDFAKFSVALRELMLLSHNCDTSK
- the pyrD gene encoding quinone-dependent dihydroorotate dehydrogenase encodes the protein MFYDLARRFMFNKDAEWAHDFALSNLRRFANTPMSLAWSQSVQDKPVNFLGLEFKNPVGLAAGLDKNAECIEAFAQMGFGFIEVGTVTPRPQAGNDKPRIFRLPEANAIINRMGFNNKGVDYLVNNVKAAKYDGILGINIGKNKDTPNEQGKDDYIHCMRKVFEHASYITVNISSPNTPGLRDLQYGEALDDLLQSLKNEQMDLIAKYNKSVPMLVKIAPDVDGVQLTQIAESLVNNRIDGVIATNTTLARDAVENLEYGNEAGGLSGRPVREKSTHVVSELKRITDGKLPIIGVGGIDSAESAKEKFSAGADLVQVYTGFIYEGPALVKKIVSSL
- a CDS encoding cell division protein ZapC domain-containing protein; its protein translation is MQASKEWQWIRCTERNRLLIDLGDELQLCTPFRLRHLTEDSTVNPNFSLSEAEFYQSVFSYLCGFGVWSEPRCCQIALNATAAKFHLQPMQAKSWFFKPYFGGEPVSEAVVCLNSKLSRGEFLIIEHDGQSSLCLSLNEQFILDEGIELEQFQAIKVLNDRLAPLVLTHRVHQSA
- a CDS encoding zf-TFIIB domain-containing protein, whose translation is MHCLCDKTLKLRYADAEGHCGYQCQSCSAIWLPRKFIDSIKHTYHFSYTDFITKRLLVERDVLQLCPDDGYTLKDYTLFEASFSECGCCGGVWFEKGELHNLLQNYQRMSSDLSALDKLDFLNLLNF
- the rlmKL gene encoding bifunctional 23S rRNA (guanine(2069)-N(7))-methyltransferase RlmK/23S rRNA (guanine(2445)-N(2))-methyltransferase RlmL, with product MQFIALTSIGVEQLLVEELTEFGFEINKQTVGSVKFTGANLDVQKFCMMTRFATRVMLLIDDKPEVNDKDSLYKFVRFQAWQDWFSPKQTFAVEFNGTNNALKNTQFSGLVVKDGIVDYFNDLFEQRPDVDKQTPDIRIIAKLSKQGCALYIDFSGPRLSDRGYRDKQGKAPIREHLAAALVKRSGWLEDTNKPLFDPCCGSGTLLIEAASMALGLPTNLNKDFAFKRLPSFRESKFTELKEQLKVQPVQKSLWLIGSDIDERVLSIAERNAKRAGVESHIKFKFEDANQLSLAAKRPGTVLSNLPYGERLGGMAEIITLYRNMGIAFKKHYKDWNLALLASEESLLKVLKLARKKSYKFKNGPLDVLLNLYEMNEMQVQQNKQSSGLNFEGSTAFGNRLKKNLQGLKSWLKKEDINAYRVYDADIPEYNVAVDIYNDNAVIFEYKAPKEIDDSVAQKRLQDVITLTAEQLNIDPLNIAVKVRKRQKGQEQYKALDKQNRTEVVEEYGAKFKVNLFDYLDTGLFLDHRLARKFIQQHSKDKRVLNLFAYTGSASVHAAVGGAKSVTTVDMSKTYLKWAEENFELNGLKNPRFRFEQADCLKWLERAVGQYDLIFLDPPTFSNSKRMSDAFDVQRDHLKLFGWVKKILAPNGVLLFSNNKRGFKIDEMGLAALGLTAEEYSSQTLSLDFKRNKQIHNSWLIRHD
- a CDS encoding glutaredoxin family protein; the encoded protein is MIKCTLFHTDGCHLCEEALAMLIQFLPEAEIELVDIVDSEETMTEYQYRIPVIKKGETGQELGWPFTQQQLQEFID
- the uup gene encoding ATP-binding cassette ATPase Uup codes for the protein MDLIRIAKAQLAFGSHPILDQADAVIESGERVCIVGRNGAGKSTLLKVLDDQVQLDDGEINRVGGLKVSRLEQDPPKGANGSVFDYVANGLPDVAELLIEFHEVSEKLQTSQSDKLMTSLERLTQRLESEDAWRFESRIKQVLSQLQLDANMRLEELSGGWLRKVALAKALVSDPDLLLLDEPTNHLDMQSVIWLEQFLKEFKGGIVFISHDRAFIRAMATRILDLDRGKLVSYPGDYAQYLEQKAHDLKVEEQQNALFDKKLAEEETWIRQGIKARRTRNEGRVRALKALRVERKQRIEQQGKTDFNIETADRSGKLVFEAKHLDKAFQEKCIVKDFSTLVMRGDRIGLVGPNGAGKTTLLKMLFGDIKPDAGSVKQGVNLEVAYFDQYREKLDEEATVQDNVAEGKQEVMMGGRSRHVLGYLQDFLFPPARARTPVKALSGGEKNRLLLAKLFLKPSNIIVLDEPTNDLDIETLELLEEILNQYQGTVLVVSHDREFIDNTCGSVWAFEGEGLVTEIVGGYSDFELYQQRREQQKKEAQKVHQEKQQQAETKKAAAPARSNKLSYKLKLELESLPSKVEELEEAVNKQQALVSDPDFFKQDQETTHKALNHLTELESKLEAAFERWEELEALQNQQ